One genomic window of Ziziphus jujuba cultivar Dongzao chromosome 4, ASM3175591v1 includes the following:
- the LOC132803368 gene encoding disease resistance protein RUN1-like codes for MKKLRLLIIHNLVLEMRDGQTLNITHLSKELRFLRWHKFPAKYLPSNIQRGGLVELKLWLSKHLWNNAIKPLNNLKTIDISYSTNLRKFEDFGVVPNLEKLIVVGCVNLLEIPPSIRLLERLIILNLKGCIRLQNLPTSMGGLKSLKVLNLEGCVSLTNLPEDLGVVPYLEKLILEDCRNLVGIPPSIRLLERLLILNLKGCIRLQNLPTSMGGLKSLKVLNLEGCVSLTNLPED; via the exons ATGAAGAAGTTAAGATTGCTCATTATTCATAATCTTGTCTTGGAAATGAGAGATGGTCAGACACTGAATATTACACATCTTTCTAAAGAGTTACGATTCCTTAGGTGGCATAAATTTCCTGCCAAATATTTGCCATCAAATATCCAACGAGGTGGACTTGTTGAATTGAAGTTGTGGTTGAGCAAACACCTTTGGAACAACGCTATCAAG CctttaaacaatttgaaaacCATTGACATAAGTTATTCAACAAATTTAAGAAAGTTTGAAGACTTTGGGGTGGTTCCAAATCTAGAGAAGTTGATTGTTGTAGGTTGTGTAAATCTATTGGAGATTCCCCCATCCATCAGACTTCTTGAAAGGCTTATTATCTTGAACCTGAAAGGTTGCATTCGTCTGCAAAATCTTCCAACAAGCATGGGTGGTTTGAAATCTCTCAAAGTTCTAAACCTTGAAGGTTGTGTAAGCCTTACCAACTTACCAGAGGACTTGGGAGTGGTTCCATATCTGGAGAAGTTGATTCTTGAAGATTGTAGAAACCTAGTGGGGATTCCCCCTTCCATCAGACTTCTTGAAAGGCTTCTTATCTTGAACCTGAAAGGTTGCATTCGTCTACAAAATCTTCCAACAAGCATGGGTGGTCTGAAATCTCTCAAAGTTCTAAACCTTGAAGGTTGTGTAAGCCTTACCAACTTACCAGAGGACTAG